One Candidatus Sulfurimonas baltica DNA segment encodes these proteins:
- a CDS encoding arginyltransferase, with amino-acid sequence MNILKEFLTNDKCSYLQNQHQTTYYKVIEECSTQQCQDFIERGYRRFGKMYFRPICSTCNECKSVKIDVDNFEFSKSQRRVIKKASNIKSYIQRPTISKTHLELFEKYHLNMKDKKGWEYTQSTPEAYYRSFVDSHNDFGYEVLYYDEDRLIGVDLIDILNDGISSIYFYYDPDYLKYSLGKLSLYNQILFAKRSKKKWIYLGYYVEDCPSLSYKSHYKPYLTLQGKPDIDQDYEWA; translated from the coding sequence ATGAATATACTTAAAGAATTTCTAACAAATGACAAATGTTCATATTTGCAGAATCAACACCAAACAACTTACTATAAAGTAATCGAAGAGTGTTCTACGCAACAATGCCAGGATTTTATAGAACGTGGCTATAGACGATTTGGTAAGATGTATTTTAGACCGATTTGTTCTACATGTAATGAGTGTAAAAGTGTAAAAATTGACGTTGATAATTTTGAATTTTCCAAATCACAAAGAAGAGTTATAAAGAAAGCTTCAAATATCAAAAGCTATATTCAAAGACCTACTATAAGTAAAACCCATTTAGAACTCTTTGAGAAGTACCATTTAAATATGAAAGATAAAAAAGGGTGGGAGTACACTCAGTCTACTCCTGAAGCGTACTACAGATCATTTGTAGATTCTCACAATGATTTTGGGTATGAAGTTTTATATTATGATGAAGATAGACTAATCGGTGTCGATTTAATAGATATATTGAATGATGGAATTTCTTCTATATATTTTTACTATGATCCAGATTATCTGAAATACTCTTTAGGAAAACTCTCCCTCTACAATCAGATACTATTTGCAAAAAGATCTAAAAAAAAGTGGATTTACTTAGGATACTATGTTGAGGATTGCCCTTCTCTCTCGTACAAATCTCACTACAAGCCATACCTCACGCTTCAAGGCAAGCCAGATATAGATCAAGATTATGAGTGGGCATGA